The Macrobrachium rosenbergii isolate ZJJX-2024 chromosome 56, ASM4041242v1, whole genome shotgun sequence genome includes a region encoding these proteins:
- the LOC136836689 gene encoding uncharacterized protein, with protein MKLLVLIALGLVAVAMARPDEILDFEGDDAEHEQEGTPGKAVTGEYKWESPEGIEFVVKYIADEKGYRVLESNAVPSAGGVRADGEQADLEGDEDDEEDDDK; from the exons ATGAAGCTTTTG GTCCTGATTGCCCTAGGCCTAGTGGCTGTGGCCATGGCCCGCCCCGACGAAATCCTAGATTTCGAAGGTGACGACGCAGAACACGAACAGGAAGGAACCCCTGGCAAGGCAGTCACTGGAGAATACAA GTGGGAAAGCCCCGAAGGAATCGAGTTCGTCGTCAAGTACATCGCTGACGAGAAGGGCTACAGAGTCCTGGAGTCCAACGCCGTTCCTTCTGCAGGAGGCGTCCGCGCCGACGGGGAACAGGCCGATCTCGAAGGTGACGAAGACGATGAAGAGGATGATGATAAATAG